One stretch of Bosea vaviloviae DNA includes these proteins:
- a CDS encoding dihydrodipicolinate synthase family protein, with the protein MLQGILPVLPTPFTAEGGIDAAAMARVTDFALGAGVDGVVFPGFASEVDDLTAAERAALLKVVVERVAGRVPIVAGASAASVAEAVGHAREAMGFGVSTVMIQAPKSVGAGFEAVAAFYRDIADAVPGLEIVLQNAPAPRGSDLKPETILEIVRGNPAITYVKEETLPSGLAISALIAGKPEHLKGVIGGGGARYFIDEYNRGVCGAMPAVELSDIHVTMDRAFRVGEIDRARELYMRTLPLLVIQANFRMAFTKHVLSRRGVLDNRVVRAKVPDMDAHDLAEIDAWLDAASDLMQAAAPPSMRVAGARG; encoded by the coding sequence GTGTTGCAGGGCATCCTTCCGGTGCTGCCGACGCCATTCACGGCGGAAGGCGGCATCGATGCCGCCGCCATGGCGCGGGTCACCGATTTCGCGCTTGGCGCTGGTGTGGACGGCGTCGTGTTCCCCGGCTTCGCCAGCGAGGTCGACGATCTCACCGCGGCGGAACGGGCGGCCTTGCTGAAGGTCGTGGTCGAGCGCGTCGCCGGCAGGGTCCCGATCGTCGCGGGCGCCAGTGCCGCCAGCGTCGCGGAAGCGGTCGGCCATGCCCGCGAGGCAATGGGTTTCGGCGTCTCGACTGTGATGATCCAGGCGCCCAAGAGCGTCGGTGCCGGCTTCGAGGCTGTGGCTGCCTTCTACAGGGACATCGCCGATGCGGTGCCCGGCCTTGAGATTGTCCTGCAGAATGCGCCGGCGCCGCGCGGCTCGGATCTGAAGCCCGAGACGATCCTCGAGATCGTCCGCGGCAACCCGGCCATCACCTATGTCAAGGAGGAGACGCTGCCCTCGGGGCTGGCGATCTCGGCGCTCATCGCCGGCAAGCCGGAGCATCTCAAGGGCGTGATCGGCGGCGGCGGGGCGCGCTATTTCATCGACGAATATAATCGCGGCGTCTGCGGCGCGATGCCGGCGGTCGAGCTTTCCGATATCCATGTCACGATGGACCGCGCCTTCCGCGTCGGCGAGATTGATCGTGCCCGCGAACTCTATATGCGCACGCTGCCGCTGCTGGTGATCCAGGCGAATTTCCGCATGGCCTTCACCAAGCATGTGCTGTCGCGACGCGGCGTTCTCGACAATCGGGTCGTGCGCGCCAAGGTGCCTGACATGGACGCCCATGACCTCGCCGAGATCGACGCCTGGCTCGATGCGGCGAGCGATCTGATGCAGGCGGCGGCTCCACCCAGCATGCGTGTCGCCGGAGCACGGGGATGA